The genomic stretch TTTGAAATTTGAGAACTGAAGAAACTGAATGTGATGACTTCAAAGCATGACTGTAAAGAGCAAAATACCATTTTGTTATAGTCAAACTAGCAGTAAAACGGCAACTGTGTGGGTACAAAAGCAGTGATATTCATCTATGTGCCACAGAGTGATGTGTATTCATGTTttcagccatgtgtatgcagctgatttcactaattagcacaCCTTCAACCAAACTAAATAGTGGTTGAAAATGGCTGAATGCCACTGTGATATAGACTTATATATCTGTCTAtatgattagatagatagatagatagatagatagatagatagatagatagatagatagatagatagatagatagatagatagatagatagatagatagatagatagatagatagatagatagatagatagatagatagatagatagatagatagatagatagatagaaatacAATTCTGTTTTACATTGCATGACAATATAGCTAAATATTTGAATGATCCCATTTCACAACAACCAATATGCTAGCATTTTGAAACAGAAAATGTGTACAAGCAGTACCTCTGATTGGCAGTAGCCATAATGATGCACACTGGGAGACATTACCTCTTTTTCCtgaatattttattttttcctaCTCCGGCCGCCAGCCATGGACCACTATCCAAAACTTTTAATATAGATCATTCTTCTAATTATTTGTAATTGTTATTGATATTTCCATCTACCATCAATTTGAAAAAGCTAAGTATAAACGTTGGAATAATGATGCACCAGTTGGTTGTTGGTGAGTGCTAACAAATATAATTGAATCAATAGTTATTAAATGAGTATTatattagtgtggatatgtgttcatTATAACTCAAACTCAACCAAAACTTATAAAGATGGATGtcgatgtttttctttttttataaaatACCTTTAACTTGCAGGAAAATGAGTTTTGAAAACTGAAATTTTTCTGGTGAAGGATCCCCCACCCCATCcaaacaacatccaacaatgaCCTTTGTTTTGAGGCTATGTAAAATGGCATAAATCACATTTGCTGATGCTTTGTTTGGCCTCTGGCATCCTAAAAAAACGTGTTTCTCACGTAAATTATTGAGGTATCTCATCAATTACACAACCAGAAAGCTGTTATCACATACAGATAAGCAATCAATTAGTTAGGTCTAAATCAAAGTTGACTGTGGGGATCCACAAAATTTGCACTTGTCACTAATCACGTCTCGTCCACCTAAGGTAAAACTGTGGCTATTTTGTTCAATGAAATCTATTGGGAATTTATTTGCATTAGAAACATTATTGGTCACGTCGACTTTGTTTTACTGAGTGGGGGAAAACCTACAAGTATAACAGTGTATGGAATGTATGGGCAGTGTATGACATTGTATGGGATGTATGGACAGTGTAGCCTTTGGGATGTATGGACAGCGTACGGGATGTATGGACAGTGTAGCCAATGGGATGTATTGGCAGTGTATGGGATGTATGGGCAGTGTATGACAGTGTATAGGATGTTGTATCAGAGAGGGGGCCTCAATAGCACCTACTAGTGGATCGTAGACGCTACAACAGCTCCGTCCTGCAGCAGGACCACTTTGGCTGCCAGTTGGCTTCTTTATAGATAAGACTATATGAGTCATACAGTCACTGAACGAGGCAACAGTCGTTGGGtctccaattttttttttctgagtatGAATACGACTCAGAATGCTTTACTGTAAGACAATGTTTTGTATTCACATTTCTTGAATGTTCAAAGCAATTAGGACTTGTCAATTAATTCAGCAAAATTATTGAATCCTCTTTTATTTACATATGTAATATAGTCGTGATCTGAAAACATGAGGAATATACGGGCAATTTCAAAGAcgattttaaaattaaaaaaacattcAGAGATACATATTTTATTCTATTGTGTAACAGCCCAATAGTTTTGTCGATGTCCAACCCCGCTGAACTCAGTTCATCGTGTCACATTTTCGGCTGTTATCTGTCCACTGAGTGTGGGCAGTATTGTCTATCGTTAATCAGATTACATCTTCAACCAGTAGTTCCAAGGCATACATTGTGCCACAGATTTAAGTTCCCACCCTGAGCAAACCAGTCGTTGGGCTCACAGGTTCGGGCATTTTCCAGAAATTAACGAGCAACTCAATAACCTATAGGCTGCACAAGGCGGCTTGCCAAAGGCCATTAAGCAAAAGCCGCTCAGTTTTAATAACTCACCTGTGTTGTTGCCAATTGATTTGAGTCAGAGTAGCCTGCCGGGATCAAAACAATACGAtatccaacaggttttcttttttctttttttcttttccttttcaatCTCTGATTCCGACCCCAGAGTGAGGAAGGTTGGCTCTTAACGCGACCGCCGTCCGACACAGTGATGCTGAAGTTGTTGGTTACCACGCACTGTCTCCTCTCAGCAGAGCAGCATCGTTTCCATGGCGATCGGGCGTCACGATTTCGCGGTAAATCACGACGCGTGGATCTGCCTAACTAAGAAGTGGCAACTAGTCAACTTTACGCCCGGCGAGGTGCCGTACGACCTTTCCTTCCCTCCTAGTTCTCAAACTTTGTCTTTTATTGATAATCTGATAGAGCGGCGGATAGACCGGGCATCTCTGTCTAGGTTACTTGCATGCCAGTTAATCTACTGCACTGCTGAGCTGTTGCGGGGTGAATATCATATCAGACGGTGTGAGTCATCCTCTCTCCCTGCCGTGATCCGGAGCGTAAATCTAATCATCAATCAAACCCCGCTCACCTCCCACTCCAATGCCAATACAAAAACCCCACTCGTAATTGCCTAAGCGCAGTCCATGAAAGATTTATCACACAGAAATGTTTCAGGTTAATACAAACAATAAAACGTGTATATTAATGattattttctgtttttgtttttttatcacaTTATGCTAGGGCGATTCAAGCTCTCCCGTGACGTCGGTGGAATGCCCGACCCACGTGATGATGGCGTAATCCATATTTTGGCAGAGTACCCGGAAGTGCAGAAGGAGCTGAATGCGAAAAGCTAAGTTTAAGGGCTAAGTTTTGCTTTGTTCGTCGCCCTCTTTAGCACTTCACGTACAAGGAAAGATTGGGATAATCTAATCGTGGTAAACTCGACGAGTTTATTGATATGTCGAATATGGAGAGTATCCTTTTACAGCCCACCGAGAGTGGCGGCGCAGCCGTCAAAGGTAGCGTAGTGTAGTGTTTACACAGATGCACTTAAATATGTATATGTTGTAAAAAGAACAAGAAAATCGGATATGGTAAGACTtgtagttgttttgttttttttaaagaaattcaAAACCTATCAGCTTGTGAAATTATTTGACTTCTTACTATAATGACCACTGTTGTTGCATATCTGTCCAAATTAGATACAAACATGGCTGTGACTTATGGCTGTCCATTCGATGTGTTAGCTAGGATTCTCCATACGTTTTAAGTAAACCGTAATGTTAAAGTAAAGGTGTCATTCGCCTTCAAAATAATGAGAGGACTACACATATTGCGTAATAGGTTTATGTGCATTAAACCGGTTTTTTAGGTAGTCTATTGAGGTAGTCTCTTTTGTAAGGCATTCGGGTGAATAACATTGTCAGTCCCACATAGTTAGAAAGCAAACAGCACGATAGATAAAAAAATAGCTTTGCAAAGTCAAGGTTTCATTGACAGTCTACTAAAGTCTACTAAAATCACTAAAAACAAGAGACTATCACACCAGAATCGCGGTATCACATAAAATGCGTGCAACTAATACTAACAGTTACTAAAAGATCCTTTATAGGAAATATTCTGTcaacagaggtcagaggtcacagaCCTTTAGATTAGATAGAAACAAATCAAACTCGTTCTCTTAAAGATGTGGTTTATTGATGCCTGTGATTTTCATTGTTGTCATCACCTTTTTTCTACCTGTTTCTTCCTTCTCAGCTTTAAGTTACATTCCTTGCCTTTTTGTAAAAATGCTCGGTGATATTGGCTTGTATAGTTGAATTATTTTCTCACCAGCAGAATGTAAGAAAGTGGTTCATCCATCAGCTAATCTGATCTTGACTAATATTTGAAGCACTGAAGCTTCATCTACTGACAGAGAAATGGAGTATTTGAAATCTATGTATTTTGCAAAAAGGCTTGAATGACAAAATGAAATTAAAGGATTTGCGGGCTGTTTTCTTTCCTCTCAGAGAAAAATTCTTTCAAATTCCCATTCCTAATGCAGTCCTTTGACAAGGAGGGCTCAGTGTCCGTAGAATTCAaattctgggggaaaaaaacaactcgTCATCTCAATGCTGTGAAATTGCAAAGTTGCAAGGTGCTTATTTCTGAACTTGGTTAGCCTTTAACCTACTGTCACAGAGCATCTCTTCAATCTAAAGTTTGCTGCCAAAGAACTTCATAGAAATTCCAAGAAATGCGACAAAGAAGAGAAAGCAGAGAAGACTAAAGTTAAGAAAGTAAGCCATCGGCTACTCCTTTTCCTCAAAGTCTCACTTAATCAATTTTTATCGACCAGCATTCATATATGCAACATAACATTCAGTTAAACAGGTGCTGTCGATATTTCCTGAATTTAGGCAATCCAAAAAGGTAATATGGAAGTGGCCAGGATCCATGCAGAAAATGCTATCAGACAGAAGAACCAATCAGTCAACTTCCTGCGGATGAGTGCTCGGGTGGATGCAGTGGCAGCAAGAGTCCAAACTGCAGTCACAATGAACAAGGTAAGAGCTATTTTGTTTTGTGGGTTTGGTCTTATTGTATTATTAACAGAAGTTTTCATTTAAGTAATTGTTAATAATtactgctaaccactgggcagcacagtggcccagtggttaacactgttgcctcacagaaagaaggtcctgggttcgaaccccagcctgtcccaggtcctttctgtgtggagtttgcatattctccccgtgtctgcatgggtttccttctaccatcaaaaatacatgcatgttagggttaatattgctgcctgtgcccctgaccaaggcaatggaaagaagaactggagttggtccccaggcgctgcagctgcccactgctgctatacaatagtatgggttaaatgcagagaacaaatgttgttgtaacctgtacaatgacaaaataaagtggctttctttctttcctttaatTTCTCAGGTTACAAAATCTATGGCTGGAGTGGTGAAAGGCATGGATGCCACACTCAAGGGCATGAATCTGGAGAAGGTAGAGTGTTGCAGACAAAACAGCCACATTACCTCAATAAGATTATACCCGTTTGTATTTAACAAAACCAAGACCTAATTTTTGTATGACAAATTGCTTGGTGTTATGAAAACTAAAATGTTTCATTTTATTATAACCTAGATTTCAGCGCTCATGGACAAGTTTGAGCATCAGTTTGAGACACTAGATGTTCAGACAGCCCAAATGGAGGATACCATGAGTAGcacaacaacactgacaacaccACAGGTACATGTAACTCTGCCTGGATTTTCTGTTGTATCTTCAtcaagaaaaacatgttcattgtGAATTTACTGTGTTTCAGAACCAAGTGGAGTCCCTAATGCATGAAATGGCCGATGAAGCAGGGTAAAATGTTTATTTTGTTGCCCTTTGTTGTTTATTCAGAAATGACAAGTGTTTGAAATATCATTGTTTTTCCTTTTACAACCTCTGCTTCTGTCACCATTacacattttcacatcattagaCGGTTTTTATTTAACTATAAAGTCTGGTGCactgaattggattaagcaggtatagataatggatggatggacagttaattgtgtgtgtgtgtgtgtgtctctgtgtgtgtctgtgtgtgtgcgtgcatgcatcatGTTTAGGTTGGACCTGAACATGGAGCTCCCCCAGGGACAGACAGGATCTGTGGGCACCAGCGTTGCTTCAGCAGAGCAGGTATgcatatgtgtatacatatatgtgcATGTAGTACAGACAAGCTCATCGAAATGTCTCCACATAAACCCAACAACTGTTATGAATCTGGGGAATCAGATTTATGGGAGCAAATAAAACTGAGGCTTTATCGGCTATAATACAGAGTGTCACACAGTGACAGTAAGTAGGATTATAGAACAGTAATTAGGAGTTAAGAGCTATTGTGTAGATAGGCCATATCTCTGCCAAAGGAAGAAAAAGtgtatatttttttaaatgagaAGTTTACATAGCTTATTTTGAAATTGGCATAACATAATCAAAAATAACCACTCATCTCAGAATAACTGTCATTTTCTCCCTTCATCGCCAATACCTGCTATCGCAACCTGTCCCAAGGATGAACTGTCTCAAAGGCTGGCCAAACTCAGAGACCAAATGTAAAGGAAGACTGGTCAGTTGGAACCAGAAAGCAGAGCTCCACAATACCTGTCCTCCAACTGAAATGAAAATTATACTCCAACATATATTATTTCTGTAATAACTTTATTCCTCTTTTGCATCTCATACTTGTCTCTACAGGATATACAGTGTGATTTGTGTGAGTTTCCACTGGTTTCTTGTTTCTTGTTCTTATTTCGTCATGATTATTTATGTCTGGGGACAAACAATTTATACTAAAACACTCACTTGTTTGTTAATGTGTGTATTTCTGAAATGTATTTATTTACTAATGAGGGGTATTTGTTCTACTGTATTAGTAAATATTTATAGTTCAGAAGAGTATACATAAAAACTTGAAATGTGGAATTTATTCCCATATATTTCTGACCTGATTTTTTTACCCACCTGATTTCATATACATGGGTGTATATCACATCATGTTGAAAATATATATGTAATTAGTTTATTTCTTGTTCCTAAGTGGATGATTGCACCCAACATATGCAAATTTTCTACTTGATCATTATTAAAGAGACCATGGTTCATGTTTGCTTGATCATGGTTTAAGAGACCCTCCTTTACAGACAAATTGACATCTGCTGTTGCATTGTATTGtgcctgtttgtttttttgttttttgggtttttttttttacatt from Lampris incognitus isolate fLamInc1 chromosome 8, fLamInc1.hap2, whole genome shotgun sequence encodes the following:
- the chmp1b gene encoding charged multivesicular body protein 1b, with translation MSNMEKHLFNLKFAAKELHRNSKKCDKEEKAEKTKVKKAIQKGNMEVARIHAENAIRQKNQSVNFLRMSARVDAVAARVQTAVTMNKVTKSMAGVVKGMDATLKGMNLEKISALMDKFEHQFETLDVQTAQMEDTMSSTTTLTTPQNQVESLMHEMADEAGLDLNMELPQGQTGSVGTSVASAEQDELSQRLAKLRDQM